A genomic region of Ignavibacteria bacterium contains the following coding sequences:
- a CDS encoding 4-hydroxy-3-methylbut-2-enyl diphosphate reductase has product MRKFNIPVFYKSSIITRLKDFRNLIDPKKKDLSPTELDFGPVKFLIARHFGFCYGVQNAIEISYKTLEENPDKRVFLLSEIIHNPIVNEDLLFRGINFIMKPTGEQIIPWEEITPDDIVLIPAFGTTVEIEEKLKSIGLQVEKYDTTCPFVEKVWNRSAALGEKGYTIIIHGKYKHEETRATFSHSVQKSHSVIVLNLEEAQLLGKIILGEIPSEKFYEYFKDKHSEGFDPKVHLERIGVVNQTTMLASETQEISDYFKSVMLKKYGEENLKYHFADTSDTLCYATYDNQEATLEMLKYPADFAVVVGGYNSSNTTHIVELSQEKVKTFFVSSEEKILSRDKILHYDINLKKEVLTQNYIPEKEKVIILLTSGASCPDSVIEGVLRKLHSFFPSAMSIEEVIEKFLNQTVI; this is encoded by the coding sequence ATGAGAAAGTTTAATATTCCAGTTTTTTATAAAAGTTCTATTATCACAAGACTTAAAGATTTTAGAAATCTAATTGATCCAAAGAAAAAAGATCTTTCTCCAACAGAGTTGGATTTTGGTCCAGTTAAGTTTTTGATTGCTCGTCATTTTGGCTTTTGTTATGGCGTACAAAATGCAATAGAGATTTCTTATAAAACACTCGAAGAAAATCCTGACAAAAGAGTTTTTCTTCTCAGTGAAATTATTCATAATCCAATTGTGAATGAAGATCTTCTATTTCGTGGAATTAATTTTATAATGAAACCAACAGGTGAGCAAATAATCCCATGGGAAGAAATTACACCTGATGACATTGTTCTAATTCCTGCATTTGGGACTACAGTAGAAATTGAAGAGAAACTTAAATCTATTGGATTGCAAGTTGAGAAATATGATACAACCTGTCCGTTTGTCGAAAAAGTCTGGAATCGATCAGCAGCTCTTGGTGAAAAAGGTTACACAATCATAATTCACGGCAAATATAAACACGAAGAAACAAGAGCGACATTTTCCCATAGTGTTCAAAAGTCTCACTCAGTGATTGTTTTGAATCTTGAAGAAGCTCAATTACTCGGCAAAATTATACTTGGTGAAATTCCCTCGGAGAAATTTTATGAATACTTCAAGGACAAACATTCAGAAGGTTTTGATCCCAAAGTTCATCTTGAAAGGATTGGAGTTGTAAATCAAACTACAATGCTTGCATCAGAAACCCAAGAAATATCTGATTACTTTAAGTCAGTTATGTTGAAAAAATATGGTGAAGAAAATCTTAAATATCATTTTGCAGATACAAGCGATACACTCTGTTATGCAACTTATGATAATCAAGAAGCAACCCTCGAGATGTTGAAGTATCCGGCAGATTTCGCTGTTGTAGTCGGAGGATACAATAGTTCAAACACCACACATATTGTTGAACTCTCTCAGGAGAAAGTGAAAACATTTTTCGTTTCATCTGAAGAAAAAATTTTAAGTCGAGATAAAATTCTTCATTACGATATTAATCTTAAAAAAGAAGTACTGACTCAGAATTACATTCCAGAAAAAGAAAAAGTAATTATTCTTCTCACCAGCGGAGCTTCCTGCCCTGACTCAGTGATTGAAGGTGTATTAAGAAAATTACATTCCTTCTTCCCGTCTGCAATGTCAATTGAAGAAGTAATTGAAAAATTTTTAAATCAAACTGTGATTTAA